One region of Etheostoma cragini isolate CJK2018 chromosome 16, CSU_Ecrag_1.0, whole genome shotgun sequence genomic DNA includes:
- the LOC117958878 gene encoding deoxyribonuclease-2-beta-like, with amino-acid sequence MYKVPKLNNQGTEGLEYLYIDSNGNIETSKDHSKLINDPDGVLGNTLKPLLKLPTSMPKDFGFITYNDQPPPDDKGVTPSVNSKFGHSKGLVMMDKTTGVWLLHSVPKFPFKRDNNFYPTSGAAKAQTFICVTFKYAEFQKIGQHLLDIAAFPFESHFPADFHDQLKKAAIIKWNNREPGEKIQDLESDAGTQFKSIAKKLYKGKMSACWLESEDLT; translated from the exons ATGTACAAGGTTCCCAAACTGAATAACCAGGGAACTGAGGGTCTGGAATATCTTTACATTGATTCAAATGGGAACATAGAGACCTCTAAAGATCACAGTAAGCTCATCAACGATCCTGACGGTGTCCTGGGAAACACCCTGAAGCCCCTTTTAAAACTACCCACATCAATG CCCAAAGACTTTGGATTCATCACCTACAATGATCAACCTCCTCCAGATGACAAGGGTGTAACGCCTTCTGTTAACTCTAAGTTCGGCCACAGTAAAG GACTTGTGATGATGGATAAAACCACAGGAGTCTGGCTCCTACACAGCGTACCGAAGTTCCCTTTCAAAAGAGATAATAACTTCTACCCAACCAGCGGAGCAGCGAAGGCTCAGACCTTCATCTGTGTAACGTTCAAGTACGCCGAGTTCCAAAAGATAG GTCAACACCTGCTGGACATTGCAGCGTTCCCATTTGAAAGTCATTTTCCAGCTGACTTCCATGATCAGCTTAAAAAGGCTGcaataataaaatggaacaaCAGAGAACCAGGAGAGAAAATCCAGGATCTGGAATCAGATGCAGGAACACAGTTTAAGAGCATTGCTAAGAAACTGTATAAAGGTAAGATGTCTGCATGTTGGCTTGAATCAGAGGACCTAACTTAG